The following proteins come from a genomic window of Polaribacter dokdonensis:
- a CDS encoding SDR family NAD(P)-dependent oxidoreductase, producing MHSKEQFNLTGKVAIITGSSKGIGKAIAKGLAEQGAQVVISSRNQEACDEVATAFNEEGLKAIGIACHIGKEDQRKNLVDKTIAAFGRIDILVNNAAINPVYGPIEEVSPEIFDKIMDVNVKAPWSLSNLVLPHFQANKNGSIINIASVEALTPGLGLGIYSTSKAAILMLTKNQAKEWGKFGVKANAICPGLIKTKFSAALWQNEKILSKVEKALPSSRMGLPKEMVGLACLLASDAGNYMTGGVYTADGGYMIAG from the coding sequence ATGCATAGTAAAGAACAATTTAATTTAACAGGCAAAGTAGCTATTATAACTGGCTCAAGTAAAGGTATAGGTAAGGCTATCGCAAAAGGCTTAGCAGAGCAGGGGGCACAAGTTGTAATTTCGAGCAGAAATCAAGAGGCTTGTGATGAAGTTGCAACAGCTTTTAACGAGGAAGGTTTAAAAGCCATTGGTATTGCTTGTCATATAGGAAAAGAAGATCAACGTAAAAATTTAGTAGATAAAACAATTGCAGCTTTTGGCAGAATAGATATTTTGGTAAACAATGCAGCCATTAATCCTGTTTACGGACCTATTGAAGAGGTTTCTCCAGAAATTTTTGATAAAATTATGGATGTAAATGTAAAAGCACCTTGGTCTTTATCAAACTTAGTTTTACCACATTTTCAAGCCAATAAAAACGGAAGTATAATCAACATAGCTTCTGTAGAAGCCTTAACACCAGGCTTAGGTTTAGGAATTTACAGCACAAGTAAAGCAGCTATTTTAATGCTCACAAAAAACCAAGCGAAAGAATGGGGTAAATTCGGAGTAAAAGCCAATGCAATATGTCCAGGTTTAATTAAAACAAAATTTAGTGCTGCTTTGTGGCAAAATGAAAAAATACTTAGCAAGGTAGAAAAAGCTTTACCATCCTCTAGAATGGGATTGCCAAAAGAAATGGTTGGGTTAGCTTGTTTACTAGCTTCAGATGCTGGAAATTATATGACTGGAGGCGTTTATACTGCAGATGGTGGTTATATGATTGCAGGATAA
- a CDS encoding acyl-CoA dehydrogenase, which yields MSKKYVDLETLKYILYDIHKLEELLSRDRFQEHDMESLNLFIDSVKDFSDRELYPYLQEMDANPAYHKDGTVIVHEQVQKVMHQSGEMGIISACFDYEDGGLQMPISAFQAAVYIMDAANNHLPGYPSLTLGAAELIIEFGSQVLKDKYVPNMLAGVWGGTMCLTEPQAGSSLSDVVTKATPTNDGYYKITGQKIFISGGDYKGAENIIHLVLARIEGAPKGTKGISLFVVPKNRLKEDVTLEYNDVMTVADFQKMGQKGYCTTHLGFGDSDDCRGWLVGEEHKGLAQMFLMMNGARIAVGRGAAAIAMAAYRTSLQYANERPQGRKLSADGKKNPTEKQSLIIEHPDVRRMLLLQKSIVEGSLSLVLLASKYQDILTTATSKEEKEKYHLLLEMIIPIVKTYPSEAGAESVDNGLQVLGGYGFCADFTLQQYYRDIRISALYEGTTGIQSQDLLGRKVPMHNGKGLELLSAEIVKTIIAANNDEELKPYAKILGDKLELSQKILSHLMPFALKGNYERYLADANLFMEYMSIVVLSWLWLEMAVDAKKALGNSDRKFSKTFYESKIHTMKFYFKYELPKTNSLAESLMNNEVVTIKNEKEYII from the coding sequence ATGTCAAAGAAGTATGTAGATTTAGAAACATTGAAATACATACTTTATGATATTCATAAATTAGAAGAATTACTTTCAAGAGATAGATTCCAAGAACATGATATGGAATCTTTAAATCTATTTATAGATTCAGTGAAAGACTTTTCTGATAGAGAATTGTATCCATATCTTCAAGAGATGGATGCAAATCCTGCATATCATAAAGATGGAACTGTTATTGTGCACGAACAGGTGCAGAAAGTAATGCATCAATCAGGAGAAATGGGTATTATTTCTGCTTGTTTCGATTATGAAGATGGAGGCTTACAAATGCCAATTTCTGCATTTCAAGCAGCTGTATATATTATGGATGCCGCTAATAATCATTTACCTGGTTATCCTAGCTTAACCTTAGGCGCAGCAGAATTAATTATAGAATTTGGGTCTCAAGTTTTAAAAGATAAATATGTACCAAACATGTTAGCTGGTGTTTGGGGTGGTACTATGTGTTTAACAGAACCACAAGCAGGTAGTTCTCTTTCTGATGTAGTTACCAAAGCAACACCAACTAATGATGGTTATTATAAAATAACAGGCCAAAAAATATTTATTTCTGGTGGTGATTATAAAGGTGCAGAAAACATAATTCATTTAGTTTTGGCAAGAATTGAAGGTGCTCCAAAAGGAACTAAAGGAATCTCATTATTTGTCGTGCCAAAAAACAGATTAAAAGAAGATGTAACTTTAGAATATAATGATGTAATGACAGTTGCCGATTTTCAGAAAATGGGTCAAAAAGGTTACTGTACAACACATTTAGGTTTTGGAGATTCAGACGATTGTAGAGGTTGGTTAGTAGGTGAAGAGCACAAAGGTTTAGCACAAATGTTTTTAATGATGAATGGTGCAAGAATTGCAGTGGGTAGAGGAGCAGCAGCAATTGCAATGGCTGCTTACAGAACATCTTTACAATATGCGAACGAAAGACCTCAAGGAAGAAAATTGTCTGCAGATGGTAAGAAAAACCCTACTGAAAAGCAGAGTTTGATTATAGAGCATCCAGATGTAAGACGTATGTTATTGCTACAAAAATCTATTGTGGAAGGTTCTTTAAGCTTAGTTCTATTAGCGTCAAAATATCAAGATATTTTGACAACTGCCACATCAAAAGAGGAAAAAGAAAAATATCATTTATTATTAGAAATGATCATTCCTATTGTAAAAACATATCCATCAGAGGCAGGTGCTGAGTCTGTAGATAATGGTTTACAAGTTTTGGGTGGTTATGGTTTTTGTGCCGATTTTACTTTACAACAATATTATAGAGATATTAGAATTTCTGCTTTATATGAAGGTACAACAGGTATACAATCTCAAGATTTATTAGGTAGAAAGGTACCAATGCATAATGGAAAAGGGTTGGAATTATTATCTGCAGAGATTGTAAAAACAATTATTGCTGCAAATAATGATGAAGAACTAAAACCATATGCTAAAATTTTAGGCGATAAATTAGAGCTCTCTCAAAAAATACTAAGTCATTTAATGCCTTTTGCCTTGAAAGGAAATTATGAGCGTTATTTGGCAGATGCTAATCTATTTATGGAATATATGAGCATTGTTGTTTTAAGTTGGTTATGGTTAGAAATGGCTGTTGATGCTAAAAAAGCTTTAGGCAATTCAGATAGAAAATTTTCGAAAACTTTCTATGAAAGTAAGATACATACTATGAAATTTTACTTTAAATACGAGTTGCCAAAAACAAATTCTTTGGCAGAATCACTAATGAATAATGAAGTAGTTACCATTAAAAATGAAAAAGAATACATCATATAA
- a CDS encoding MerR family transcriptional regulator, translating to MYIDLPEKRYYKIGEVATAFQVNTSLIRFWEKEFDIIKPKKNKKGNRLFTQDDIHNFKLIFNLVKERGFTLEGAKLQLKKNPESTFNKHEVISRLESVKAELLKIKNSL from the coding sequence ATGTATATAGATTTACCCGAAAAAAGATATTATAAAATAGGTGAAGTAGCTACTGCTTTTCAAGTAAATACATCATTAATTCGATTTTGGGAAAAGGAGTTTGATATCATCAAACCTAAAAAGAATAAAAAAGGAAATCGTCTTTTTACACAAGATGATATTCATAATTTTAAACTAATCTTTAACTTAGTTAAAGAACGTGGTTTTACTTTAGAAGGTGCTAAACTACAACTCAAAAAAAACCCTGAAAGTACTTTTAATAAGCACGAAGTTATAAGCAGATTAGAATCTGTAAAAGCAGAATTGCTTAAAATTAAAAACTCACTTTAA
- a CDS encoding M23 family metallopeptidase yields MAKVKYYYDEDTLSYRKITVKKSDYYRKILFSFLGVILIAFIGFIGFSQIITSPSERAQQRELENLKFHYELINKRLEESASILSQLQERDNNIYRSYFEANPIPEEQRKAGFGGVNRYKNLDGFDNSNLIKNLTKEVDILSKQMVVQSKSLDEIVALAKEKEVMLASIPAILPVKKGDFYVASGYKMRMHPILKINKFHKGMDFTAPKGTPVYASGNGEIYRAQRSSTFGKVIYIDHGYGYKTIYAHLSKMVVKRGQSIKRGDLIGYVGNTGLSVAPHLHYEVHKNDVALNPINFYYGNLTLEEFANLQQTSEESQSYD; encoded by the coding sequence ATGGCAAAAGTAAAATATTATTATGATGAGGATACGCTTTCTTACAGAAAAATTACTGTAAAGAAGAGCGATTATTATCGTAAAATATTATTTAGCTTTTTGGGTGTTATTCTTATAGCATTTATTGGCTTTATTGGTTTTAGTCAAATTATAACTTCACCTTCAGAACGTGCACAACAAAGAGAATTAGAAAACCTAAAGTTTCACTATGAGTTAATTAATAAAAGGTTAGAAGAAAGTGCTTCTATATTATCTCAGCTTCAAGAAAGAGATAACAATATTTATAGAAGTTATTTTGAGGCCAATCCAATACCTGAAGAACAGCGAAAAGCTGGTTTTGGTGGTGTAAACAGGTACAAAAATTTAGACGGATTTGATAATTCTAACCTAATTAAGAACTTAACAAAAGAGGTAGATATTTTATCAAAACAAATGGTAGTGCAATCTAAATCTTTAGATGAAATTGTGGCGTTAGCTAAAGAAAAAGAGGTGATGTTAGCTTCAATACCTGCGATATTACCAGTTAAAAAAGGTGATTTTTATGTAGCTTCTGGTTACAAGATGAGAATGCATCCTATCTTAAAAATAAACAAATTTCATAAAGGAATGGACTTTACAGCTCCAAAGGGAACACCTGTATATGCTTCTGGAAATGGAGAAATTTATAGAGCACAAAGAAGTTCTACTTTTGGTAAAGTTATTTATATAGACCATGGTTATGGTTATAAAACCATTTATGCACACTTAAGTAAAATGGTGGTTAAAAGAGGACAGTCAATAAAAAGAGGAGATTTAATTGGTTATGTTGGTAATACAGGTTTGTCTGTTGCTCCACACTTGCATTATGAGGTACATAAAAATGATGTAGCTTTAAATCCTATTAACTTTTATTATGGTAATTTAACGCTAGAAGAGTTTGCTAATTTGCAGCAAACCTCAGAAGAAAGTCAATCTTACGATTAA
- the alaS gene encoding alanine--tRNA ligase yields MKSQDIRATFLDFFQKKSHMVVPSAPMVTKDDPTLMFVNSGMAPFKEYFLGNGTPKKNRITDSQKCLRVSGKHNDLEEVGYDTYHHTLFEMLGNWSFGDYFKKEAIAWAWELLTEVYKIDKDILYVTVFEGSDDADQLKMDTEAFDIWKQYISEDRILKGNKKDNFWEMGEQGPCGPCSEIHVDIRSAEEKAKVDGRTLINEDHPHVVEIWNLVFMQYNRKANGTLEELPNKHIDTGMGFERLCMVLQNVQSNYDTDVFTPIIREIGTITNTTYGKNEKQDIATRVISDHVRAVAFSIADGQLPSNTGAGYVIRRILRRAVRYGFTFLDKKEPFIYRLVAILSDKMGKAFPELKSQKQLIENVIKEEETSFLRTLDQGLVLLDGIISSAKNKEISGDKVFELYDTFGFPIDLTALILSEKGYTLDEKGFEEELQKQKNRSRAASEMSTDDWTVLVDDTEEEFIGYDFLEANVKLTRYRKVTSKKDGEMYQLVFNLTPFYPEGGGQVGDKGYLEDANGDVVYILDTKKENNVIIHFAKNLPQNLEASFKAVVDEKQRYRTECNHTATHLLHQALREVLGTHVEQKGSAVHSKYLRFDFSHFSKLTTEELQDVENFVNARISGKLPLEESRNITMEKAIADGAMALFGEKYGDTVRAIKFGKSIELCGGTHVKNTGDIWHFKIKSEGAVAAGIRRIEAITNDAVKDFYFDNNRTLFEIKDLLNNTKNPVKAVQKLQDENADLQKQVEQLLKEKAQNLSGEIKNQLEEINGVQFLATKVDLDANGIKNLAFSLGKEYQNLFLLFASAPNNEKALLTCYISKELANERGYNAGTVVRELGKLIHGGGGGQPFFATAGGRNPGGIPKALEKAKDYLTA; encoded by the coding sequence ATGAAATCTCAAGATATTCGCGCTACTTTTTTAGACTTTTTTCAAAAAAAATCACATATGGTAGTTCCTTCTGCACCAATGGTTACAAAAGACGATCCAACATTGATGTTTGTAAATTCTGGAATGGCGCCTTTTAAGGAATATTTCTTAGGAAATGGAACTCCGAAAAAGAATAGAATTACAGATTCTCAAAAATGTTTGCGTGTTTCTGGTAAACACAATGATTTAGAAGAAGTGGGTTATGATACTTATCATCATACCTTATTTGAGATGTTAGGAAATTGGTCTTTTGGAGATTATTTTAAAAAAGAAGCAATTGCTTGGGCTTGGGAGTTACTTACTGAAGTTTATAAAATTGATAAAGATATTTTATATGTAACCGTTTTTGAAGGTTCTGATGATGCAGATCAACTAAAAATGGATACTGAAGCTTTTGATATTTGGAAGCAATATATTTCTGAAGACCGTATTTTAAAAGGAAATAAAAAGGATAACTTTTGGGAAATGGGTGAGCAGGGACCTTGTGGACCTTGTTCTGAAATTCATGTTGACATACGTTCTGCAGAAGAAAAAGCAAAAGTTGATGGGCGAACTTTAATTAATGAAGATCATCCTCATGTTGTAGAAATCTGGAACCTGGTTTTTATGCAGTATAATAGAAAAGCCAATGGTACTTTAGAAGAACTACCAAACAAACATATAGATACTGGAATGGGTTTTGAACGTTTATGTATGGTTCTACAAAACGTGCAATCTAATTATGATACTGATGTTTTTACACCAATAATTAGAGAAATTGGTACGATTACCAATACCACATATGGTAAAAATGAAAAACAAGATATTGCAACTCGCGTTATTTCAGATCACGTAAGAGCTGTAGCATTTTCTATTGCTGATGGTCAATTACCAAGTAACACTGGAGCAGGTTATGTTATTCGAAGAATTTTAAGAAGAGCTGTTAGATATGGTTTTACTTTTTTAGATAAAAAAGAACCTTTTATTTATAGATTGGTGGCAATTTTATCTGATAAAATGGGTAAAGCGTTTCCTGAATTAAAAAGTCAGAAACAACTTATAGAAAATGTTATTAAGGAAGAAGAGACTTCATTTTTAAGAACACTAGATCAAGGTTTAGTGTTGTTAGATGGCATTATTTCATCAGCAAAAAACAAAGAAATTTCTGGAGATAAAGTATTTGAATTGTATGACACCTTTGGGTTTCCTATAGATTTAACTGCATTAATTTTATCAGAAAAGGGATACACTTTAGACGAAAAAGGTTTTGAAGAAGAACTACAAAAACAGAAAAATAGATCTAGGGCAGCTAGTGAAATGTCTACTGATGATTGGACTGTTTTAGTTGATGACACAGAAGAAGAATTTATTGGCTATGACTTTTTAGAAGCCAATGTTAAACTAACAAGATATAGAAAAGTAACCTCTAAAAAAGATGGTGAAATGTATCAGTTGGTATTTAACTTAACACCTTTTTATCCTGAAGGTGGAGGTCAAGTTGGTGATAAAGGATATTTAGAAGATGCAAATGGAGATGTAGTTTACATTTTAGACACCAAGAAAGAAAACAATGTAATAATTCATTTTGCTAAAAATCTTCCTCAGAATTTAGAGGCAAGTTTTAAAGCAGTTGTAGATGAGAAACAACGTTACAGAACAGAATGTAACCACACAGCTACTCACTTATTACATCAAGCCTTAAGAGAGGTTTTAGGTACGCATGTAGAACAAAAAGGTTCTGCAGTGCATTCTAAATATTTACGTTTTGATTTTTCTCATTTTTCTAAATTAACTACAGAAGAATTACAAGATGTAGAAAACTTTGTAAATGCTCGTATTTCTGGAAAATTACCTTTAGAAGAAAGTAGAAATATAACTATGGAAAAAGCAATTGCAGATGGTGCAATGGCTTTGTTTGGAGAGAAATATGGAGATACTGTTAGAGCTATTAAATTTGGTAAATCCATAGAGCTTTGTGGTGGAACCCATGTAAAAAATACAGGCGATATTTGGCATTTTAAAATAAAATCTGAAGGAGCTGTTGCTGCTGGTATTCGTAGAATTGAAGCAATTACAAATGATGCTGTAAAAGATTTCTATTTTGATAATAATAGAACTTTATTTGAAATAAAAGATTTACTAAACAATACTAAAAATCCTGTTAAAGCAGTTCAAAAATTACAAGATGAAAATGCTGATTTACAAAAGCAGGTAGAGCAATTATTAAAAGAGAAAGCTCAAAACCTTTCTGGAGAAATAAAAAATCAATTAGAAGAAATAAATGGTGTTCAATTCTTAGCCACTAAAGTAGATTTAGATGCAAATGGAATTAAAAACTTAGCATTTAGTTTGGGTAAAGAATATCAAAATTTATTTTTACTATTTGCTTCTGCTCCAAATAATGAGAAAGCATTATTGACTTGTTACATTTCTAAAGAATTGGCAAATGAAAGAGGATATAATGCAGGTACTGTTGTTAGAGAATTGGGTAAATTAATTCACGGAGGTGGAGGAGGTCAACCATTTTTTGCAACTGCTGGAGGTAGAAATCCTGGAGGAATACCTAAAGCTTTAGAAAAAGCAAAGGATTATTTAACAGCCTAA
- a CDS encoding DUF1800 domain-containing protein translates to MAYLDLYSGPWTIAEANHLLRRTSFGCSQDTLNEALNLGLSGTISKLFEVNPMPEPPLKYEFDGDERDEVNDPDANYGETWVNAPAYPTLPTQQETNKAVRARNRSLYAWSFIQMQESGISIREKLTLFWHNHFVSVNTNPHREFYYINTLRENALGNFKELTKLITIDPNMLVYLSGNQNTNAAPNENYARELLELFTLGKGEAVGNGDYTNYTEDDIVAIAKILTGWRVKSLLDPDTLTPIFSNFNHTKGSKTLSHRFNNAVIEENGEDEYKDLIDIIFQQEECSKFIVRQFYKWFVNSEISDDIELNVIAPLANNLKANNYEIAPVLKTLLSSNHFFESTFCMIKSPIDLMLSVTKSLLFSGPTATIKEQYDYALVLYSACYDLNQDLFHHPDVAGWKAYYQSPLFYKSWVNSFLLPKRLDYCRIIVTGGDLVIDDITYTIPPLIPVLTIASKIENATDPNVLIKSLSKLLFNYEVSDEQVVSLKEFLIPGLPDFEWTVEYSEYLADNTNTTLVISVDKKLRSLISIMVQMSEFQIM, encoded by the coding sequence ATGGCTTACTTAGATCTTTATTCTGGTCCTTGGACAATTGCTGAGGCTAATCACTTATTAAGAAGAACTTCTTTTGGTTGCTCTCAAGATACTTTGAATGAAGCTTTAAATTTGGGTTTAAGTGGAACTATTTCCAAGTTATTTGAAGTAAACCCAATGCCTGAACCACCTTTAAAGTACGAATTTGATGGTGATGAAAGGGATGAAGTTAATGATCCTGATGCAAATTATGGAGAAACTTGGGTTAATGCTCCTGCTTATCCTACTTTACCTACACAACAAGAAACAAATAAAGCTGTAAGAGCAAGAAACAGATCTTTATATGCTTGGTCTTTTATACAGATGCAAGAATCTGGAATTTCAATTAGAGAAAAACTAACGTTATTTTGGCATAATCATTTTGTATCTGTAAACACTAATCCTCACAGAGAATTCTACTACATCAATACTTTAAGAGAAAATGCCTTAGGCAACTTTAAAGAGCTTACAAAGTTAATTACCATAGACCCAAATATGTTGGTTTATTTAAGTGGTAATCAAAATACAAATGCTGCACCTAATGAAAATTATGCTAGAGAATTATTAGAACTTTTTACCTTAGGTAAAGGAGAAGCAGTTGGTAATGGAGATTATACAAATTATACAGAAGATGATATTGTAGCCATCGCAAAAATTCTTACTGGTTGGAGAGTTAAAAGTTTATTAGATCCAGATACTTTAACACCCATTTTCTCAAATTTCAATCATACAAAAGGTAGTAAAACATTATCTCACAGATTTAATAATGCTGTTATTGAGGAAAATGGAGAAGATGAATATAAAGACTTAATTGATATCATTTTTCAGCAAGAAGAATGCTCTAAATTTATTGTAAGACAATTTTATAAATGGTTTGTAAACTCAGAAATTTCAGATGATATAGAACTAAATGTGATTGCGCCTTTGGCTAACAATCTAAAAGCTAACAACTATGAAATTGCACCAGTTTTAAAAACCTTATTATCATCTAATCATTTTTTTGAAAGCACTTTTTGCATGATAAAGAGTCCTATTGATTTGATGTTATCAGTTACAAAATCATTATTATTTTCTGGACCAACAGCTACAATAAAAGAGCAATATGATTATGCTTTGGTATTATATTCTGCCTGTTATGATTTAAATCAAGATCTTTTTCATCACCCAGATGTTGCAGGTTGGAAAGCCTATTACCAATCACCTTTATTTTATAAAAGTTGGGTAAACAGTTTCTTATTACCTAAAAGATTAGATTATTGCAGAATTATTGTAACAGGAGGAGATTTAGTGATAGATGATATTACTTATACAATTCCACCTTTAATTCCTGTACTAACTATAGCCTCTAAAATAGAAAATGCAACAGATCCTAATGTTTTAATAAAATCTTTATCAAAACTACTCTTTAACTATGAAGTTTCTGATGAGCAAGTAGTTAGCCTAAAAGAATTTCTAATACCAGGTTTACCAGATTTTGAATGGACAGTAGAGTACAGTGAATATTTAGCAGACAACACTAATACAACATTAGTAATCTCTGTAGATAAAAAACTTAGAAGCTTAATTTCTATTATGGTTCAAATGTCAGAATTTCAAATAATGTAA